TTTCCCGTTGGCCTTCGACCTCGCCGCGTAGCCCAGCCAGAGGGGGACGATGCTGAGCTCGCTTCGCGGGGTGGGCACCCGGGCTTCCAGGCGAAGCGAGTTCTAACGAAGCTGGCGTAGACCCTCGATCAGGGGCGTCGTCGGCCGGCCGATGAGCCTGGACAGGTCGGCGGTGGCCTCAGCGAGGGCACCCTCGGCAATGTCGGCGTCGAGCTGGGTGAGGAACCCGACGAACCGCGGGTCGATACCGGCGGCCGTGAGGGCGGCGGTGTGCGATTCCCGGTCGAGCGGCACGAGCTCGACCGGACGGCCCAGGACCTCACCCATCACACTCGCGAGGTCGGCGAAGGTCCAGGCCACATCGCCGGAGAGCTCGTAGACGCGTCCGTCGTGATCGCCGCCGGCCAGCACGATCGCTGCGGCCTGCGCGTAGTCGGCGCGGGAGGCCGAGGCGACCCGTCCGGTACCGGCGCTGCTGAACAGCTTTCCGGTCGCCTCGGCGTTCTTCAGGTGAGCCCCGTAGTTCTCGTGATACCAGTTGTTGCGCAGAATCGAGTAGGCCAGACCCGAAGCCCGGATCAGGTTTTCGGTCGCCGCGTGGTCGGGCGCGACCAGCAGCACGGTGTCGTCGGCGTGCGGCGCCGAGGTGTAGGCGATGAAACCGACTCCGGCCTGCTGCGCCGCGGTGACGACCGAACCGTGCAGGGACACACGTTCGCCGGACTCGGGGCCCGAGATCAGGAGCAGCCGGTCGACACCGTCGAGGGCGCGGGCCAGGGCAGGAACGTCGCCGTACGGGGCGACGCGCACGCCCACACCCAGGTCGGCGAGCGCTTTCGCCCGGTCGGCGTCGCGCACCAGGGCGACGATGTCGGACGCGGGGGTGCCCCGGGTGAGGAGGGCGTCGACGACGAGAGAGCCCAGGGCTCCGGTGGCGCCGGTGAGAGCGATGCTCATGGTGGTCCTTCGGTTCGCAGAGCCTCCCGGTGAGGCGCTGAAAACCACGTTAATAGCCTGAGGATATTAGGTTCCTCAGGGATACTATTGGGCATGACCACGCCTTCGATCGAGCGCCCCTTCGGTAGCGGCACCGACGGGTTCGATCCCTGCCCGATCACCCCGGTGGTCGAAATGATCTTCAGCCGGTGGACCACCCCGCTCCTGTGGTCGCTGCACCACGAGGGACCGTTGCGGTTCAACGAGATCCGTGACCGGCTGACGGGGGTGACGCCGAAGGTGCTCACCCAGCGGCTCCGTCAGCTGGAACGCGACGGGTTGGTCACCCGTGAGCAGTTCCCGGAGGTACCGCCTCGGGTCGAGTACTCGATCACCGAGCTGGGTATGTCCCTCAGCCCGGCTTTCGGCGTTCTCGGCACCTGGGCCGACGAGAACCTGTCTCTGGTCGCGAATGCCCGTGAGCGCTACGACGGGTCGGGGCGGCCCCGCCCCGCCTGACCCCGACCAACACAGACCGATGCCGACTGACACAGACCGACGCAGGCGGGCGTCCACCAGGTGACCGATACTCTCGCTTCTCGTGACCCTGCGCGTGCTGGTGGCGGACGACCAAGAACTGGTGAGGACGGGCTACGCGACGATCCTGTCGGCACAGCCAGACATGGAGGTCGTGGGGGAGGCCGGTGACGGTCGCGCCGCCGTGAACCTGGCGCTGGAGCTGAAGCCTGATGTCGTGGTGATGGACGTGCGGATGCCCGTGCTCGACGGCATCAGCGCCACCCGCGAGCTGGCCGGCCCGGGGATCGAGAATCCGGCGAAGGTACTGGTCGTGACCACGTTCCAGCTGGACGAGTACGTCTACGAGGCGTTGCGGGCGGGGGCCAGCGGGTTCTTGCTGAAAGATGCTCCGCCCAGCGAGCTGTTGAACGGGATCCGGGTCATCGCTTCGGGGGAGTCGCTGCTGGCCCCGGCCATCACGCGGCGCCTGGTGGGAAAGTTCGGCGAGCGGCTGCGGCCCACCGCTGCCGGGCCGGATGCGCTGAAGGCTCTGACCCCACGCGAGATCGAGGTGCTGAAGCTGATCGCCGAGGGTATGTCCAACGTGGAGATCGCCGAGGCCATGGTGGTCAGCCGGGAGACCGTGAAGACCCATGTCTCACGCATCCTGACCAAACTCGACCTGCGCGACCGGGTGCAGGCCGTGGTGTTCTCGCACCGCAACGGGCTGGTGAGCTCGGCCTCGTAGAGGCGTCCCCCACGAGAGCTACTCCAGGTGCGCTCTGTGGCGTGACGACCGGGAAGCTTCTGAAATCTAGGTTCTTGGTGTGGCCCGGAGGCCGCGACCGACACCTAGCAGGAGGCTCCCGATGTTCGCTCAGCAGCTTCGTCAGACCCCCGTCCGTCTGGTCGTTCTGGCCATCGGCTTCCTGGCCGTGAACGCGGCCTTCATCGGCCCGCTCGCCGCGATGGTCAACCAGGGCAACCCGCTCCTGTCGCTGCTGACCCTGGTGCTGGGAGTCGCCGCCGCGGTCGCCGAGGTGTGGCTCTACCGCTGGGTGATCCGGAAGGTCGAGCACCGAGAGGCCACCGAGCTCGCCGCGGTCGACGTCGCTGCCCTGCGCCGCGGCACCCTGCTCGGCCTGGGCATGTTCTGCGTGGTGATGCTGCTGATCACGATCTTCGGCGGCTACGACTCGCTGAGCTGGGGTTCATTCTTCTCGGTCTTCGCCACCGCCGGCCTGATGGCCGCCGTCGCCGTGATCGAGGAGATCATCTTCCGCGGCATTCTCTTCCGCCTGCTGGAGCAGATGACCGGCACCCTCGGCGCGATGATCGGCTCGGCCGTGGTCTTCGGTGGTCTGCACCTGATCAACGACCCGACCGCCTTCTGGGGCGCCCTGGCCATCGCGATCCAGGGTGGTCTGATGCTGGCCGCCTGCTATGCCGTGACCCGCTCGCTGTGGCTGCCGATCGGTCTGCACTTCGGCTGGAACTTCGCTGAGTCCGGCATCTTCGGCACCACGGTCTCCGGCTCCAGCAACAGCGGTGGCGGCCTCTTCCACAGCGTGCTCGACGGCCCGACCCTGATCTCCGGCGGCGACTTCGGCCCCGAGGCCACCGTCTTCGCGGTGCTGGTCTGCAGCGCCCTCACCCTCCACTTCGTGCGGAAGATGAGGGCCCTCTCGAAGACCGAGGCCCAGGAACTCGCCGCCGTCTGACCCTCCCGCTCCACACCGCTCACGGTGGCATCACTGCCTGCGGGCCGAGATGCCACCGCAGCGTTTTGTCTACAGGTTCCGCTCCGCATAGGCCCTCAGCGCATCCCGCACGTACTCCGCGTACGGCGTCGCATCCGCCCCGGGCGGCGCGTAGTTCTTCGCGAAACGTGGATCGGCCACGTACATCTCGCCGATCCCGATGATGTAGTCCCGGCTCGGCTCAGCCGTGATCCTCAGCCACTCGACCTGCCGGCGGGCAACCTCCTGGGCGACCACCCCGTCCACTGCTTCCTGATCGTCGTGGGCCCGGGCGAAATCCCTGGCGATGTCGAGCATCTGCCTCCGGAACGACGCCTTCTGCCCGTCGTCGAGCGACCTCCACCACCGGTCGCCCTTCTCGTAGGCCTCCGGCCCCCACTGCTGCGTGACCTCGTCCCGGTACTGCGTGTGGTCGAACCCGTCCAGCACTTCCTCGGCCATGAGCGTCTCCCCTCCCTCGAGCTTGCGAATGGTCGTGCGAATCGACCGCACCTGACGCCCAATGCGATCCTGTTCCTGCGCAAGCATTTCCAGATGCTCACGCAGGGCCTTCACCGGGTCGGACGCCCCGTCCAGAGCTTCTTTGATCGCCGGCAGCCCCACCCCGTGCTCCCGCAGCAGCAGAATCCGCTGCAATCTGACCAGCCCCTGCTGGTCGTACCAGCGCTGCCCATTGCTCGCGGTCCGGCTGGGCACGAGCAGCCCGACGTCGCCGTAGTGCCGCAGGGTGCGACTCGTCGCGCCGGTCAGCCGGGCCACTTCCTGGATGGACCATTCCGCCGTCACGAGAACCACGGTAGGAGTTGACGTTGCGTCAATGTCAACTACGTCAGGCGGGCGGCCAGCTCCTCAGTGCGGCGTCGGCCACCTGCTGCAGTTCTTCGCGGGTGGCACCGCCCGCGGCCTGGACCGCGATGCCGTTGGCCACGGTCATGACGTAACGGGCCAGCACTTCGGGGTCGGAGGTCGGGGGTAGATCACCTTCGTCCACGGCCTGCCGGAAGCGGTCGACAAGGGCCGCGCGACCTCCGTCCCGCCACACCGCCAAGGTGTCGCGGACGACTCGTCCCGCTTCACCGGTGCTCAGTGCACCCTGCACGCCCATACAGCCGGCGGGTCCGCCAGGCCAGGTGCTCGAGCGGACCGACCCGGCGAGAAACATGGTGGCCACCTGCCGGGCGGTCGGCTGGCGCAGGGACTCGAACGAGTAGGCCGCGGGGCCGACCGTATAGCGCTGCAGCGCTTTGAGAAACAGCCTCCGCGTCCAAGGCCGCTCTGCGGACCTTCGCGCGGGTCTGGGCCCATGAGCTGGCAGGCCGGAACATCCGTGTCAACGCTGTCTCCCCCGGCCCGATCGACACCACCGGCATCAATGAGCTGGTCGGCGAGGAGAACGCGGCCGGCTTCAAGGCGAGCCAGGGTGCTGGTCTCCCGATCGGGCGCATCGGTCGCCCGGACGAGGTCGCCGCCGCCGTAGCCTTCCTGGCCTCGGCGGACAGCAGCTTCGTGATCGGCTCGAACCTCTACGTCGACGGCGGCGAGAACCAGATCTGAGACGCCAGGGGTCGTTTCCGCCGAATTCCGACGGGACGGCCCCTGCCTCTCAGTTCTTCAGCGTGTTCTTCCCAGCCCCGCCGTTGAGGACGTCCTTGCCCAGCCCGCCGTACAGCCAGTCGTTCCCGGCCTGCCCGAACAGCTTGTCCACACCCGAGTTGCCGTAGAGCTTGTCGCTGGCGATGCCGCCCTCGAGCCGGTCGTCGCCCGCGTCGCCGTACAGCACATCGTTGCCCGAGCTGCCGCTGAGCCGATCGTTGCCCGCGCCGCCGTACACCTTGTCGTTGCCGCCCTCGCCCAGGACGCCGTCGTTACCGGCACCTCCGTAGACCAGGTCTTTGCCGTTGCCGCCCATCACGATGTCGTTACCGGCGTCCCCGTACAGCTTGTTGTTGCCCTCGTCGCCGTAGACGCTGTCATTGCCGCTGCCACCGTGGATGACGTCATTGCCGGCGTCACCGCGCAAGACCTGGGCACCCACGCCGCCGGTGATCGTGTCGTCGCCCTCGTTCCCGCTGGCAGACGTGCCCTTACCGATCGCCCGCACGACGTCGTTGCCCTCGCCGCCCTCAAGGATCGGGCCGTTGTGGCCGGTGATGATGTCTTCACCGGGGCCACCCCAGACCGTGGTGGCGAAATAGAGGTCGCTGCTCTTCGTGCGGAGGGTGTCGTTGCCATTGCCAAGAACGAACTGATTGATGACGCGCGTCCCGGCCGGGTTCGAGAAGGTCACCGTGTCGTCCTGGTCGTACAGACGAGTCACTGTGTACGAGATCGGCTCGTCGCGATACAGATTCGCGTCGTAGTCGTCGATCGTGCAGGTGACGCGGGTGTGGTCGGTCGCGTCGGGGTAGGCACAGCCAGGCCCCGCCGAGATCTCCACAATGTCGTCGTAGGTGTACGTGAAAGTTTTCCCGCCACCGGACTTCTCGCTCGTGACGGTGAGGTCGTTCCGCTGACCCGGCGACGCTTTGTAATCGAGGCGATAGCCGATCCGGTCGGCTCCACGCGTGAAGTAGTACACCCGAGCGGTGGCGGGGGCAGTAACGGTGCTCGCGGGGGCAGCACCCGCGCTCTCCCCCAGACCGATGGCCGCCATCCCGATTCCCAGGAGCGAGGCGACAGCCCCGAGGCTCACCAGCTGGCGGGGGCGGCGACGCAGAGCCATGTGGAGGTTCTCCAGGAGAGCAAGCCCAGAAGGCAGGCAAGAGGGGATTCGCCGCAACAATGTTGGACGAATACCAACAGAGGGTACCGCTTCTGGGAGCCGCCGGGACCGCACAGAACCTTTGATGAACTGTGAATCGGACCGCGCCCGTGAACACCAGAGCTCGTGACAGTCCGCAGACCACCTGGGAGCACCCATGCCGGATCAGCAGCCACTCACGGTCGAGGAGTGGCAGGTCTTCCTCACCGAGTTCAGCCGGAGAGTGCTGGCCTCCTCGCGGCAGACCGTCGACCGGTTCGACCCCACCACCGAGCTCGGCTTCGTC
The Kineosporia sp. NBRC 101731 genome window above contains:
- a CDS encoding SDR family oxidoreductase, whose translation is MSIALTGATGALGSLVVDALLTRGTPASDIVALVRDADRAKALADLGVGVRVAPYGDVPALARALDGVDRLLLISGPESGERVSLHGSVVTAAQQAGVGFIAYTSAPHADDTVLLVAPDHAATENLIRASGLAYSILRNNWYHENYGAHLKNAEATGKLFSSAGTGRVASASRADYAQAAAIVLAGGDHDGRVYELSGDVAWTFADLASVMGEVLGRPVELVPLDRESHTAALTAAGIDPRFVGFLTQLDADIAEGALAEATADLSRLIGRPTTPLIEGLRQLR
- a CDS encoding helix-turn-helix domain-containing protein, encoding MTTPSIERPFGSGTDGFDPCPITPVVEMIFSRWTTPLLWSLHHEGPLRFNEIRDRLTGVTPKVLTQRLRQLERDGLVTREQFPEVPPRVEYSITELGMSLSPAFGVLGTWADENLSLVANARERYDGSGRPRPA
- a CDS encoding response regulator transcription factor, producing the protein MTLRVLVADDQELVRTGYATILSAQPDMEVVGEAGDGRAAVNLALELKPDVVVMDVRMPVLDGISATRELAGPGIENPAKVLVVTTFQLDEYVYEALRAGASGFLLKDAPPSELLNGIRVIASGESLLAPAITRRLVGKFGERLRPTAAGPDALKALTPREIEVLKLIAEGMSNVEIAEAMVVSRETVKTHVSRILTKLDLRDRVQAVVFSHRNGLVSSAS
- a CDS encoding type II CAAX endopeptidase family protein; its protein translation is MFAQQLRQTPVRLVVLAIGFLAVNAAFIGPLAAMVNQGNPLLSLLTLVLGVAAAVAEVWLYRWVIRKVEHREATELAAVDVAALRRGTLLGLGMFCVVMLLITIFGGYDSLSWGSFFSVFATAGLMAAVAVIEEIIFRGILFRLLEQMTGTLGAMIGSAVVFGGLHLINDPTAFWGALAIAIQGGLMLAACYAVTRSLWLPIGLHFGWNFAESGIFGTTVSGSSNSGGGLFHSVLDGPTLISGGDFGPEATVFAVLVCSALTLHFVRKMRALSKTEAQELAAV
- a CDS encoding MerR family transcriptional regulator codes for the protein MTAEWSIQEVARLTGATSRTLRHYGDVGLLVPSRTASNGQRWYDQQGLVRLQRILLLREHGVGLPAIKEALDGASDPVKALREHLEMLAQEQDRIGRQVRSIRTTIRKLEGGETLMAEEVLDGFDHTQYRDEVTQQWGPEAYEKGDRWWRSLDDGQKASFRRQMLDIARDFARAHDDQEAVDGVVAQEVARRQVEWLRITAEPSRDYIIGIGEMYVADPRFAKNYAPPGADATPYAEYVRDALRAYAERNL
- a CDS encoding calcium-binding protein — encoded protein: MALRRRPRQLVSLGAVASLLGIGMAAIGLGESAGAAPASTVTAPATARVYYFTRGADRIGYRLDYKASPGQRNDLTVTSEKSGGGKTFTYTYDDIVEISAGPGCAYPDATDHTRVTCTIDDYDANLYRDEPISYTVTRLYDQDDTVTFSNPAGTRVINQFVLGNGNDTLRTKSSDLYFATTVWGGPGEDIITGHNGPILEGGEGNDVVRAIGKGTSASGNEGDDTITGGVGAQVLRGDAGNDVIHGGSGNDSVYGDEGNNKLYGDAGNDIVMGGNGKDLVYGGAGNDGVLGEGGNDKVYGGAGNDRLSGSSGNDVLYGDAGDDRLEGGIASDKLYGNSGVDKLFGQAGNDWLYGGLGKDVLNGGAGKNTLKN